CCTGACTGCTACTTATCCCTGCTTCCACTGTATCCAGTGCGTCCTGTGGAGTGTGTGTTTGATATCCAACTTGTTTAAAAATAAATTGCCATATATCCCAAATAATATTAAAAATATGGAAAAAAAGAGGATGAATTTAATGCTTCATGTCAAATAAACATGGCTGAGTATGATTTCCAGTGGAGTGGTGGTGAGCATGGATGATACTTACCTGGGTTCGGTGTTTGAGAAGTACCTGCACGCAAAGAAGATCTTCAAAAATAAAGAGGTTCTCAGGCACAGCTACACGCCCAAGGAGCTCCCTCACCGGCGTGAACAGATAGAGGACCTCGCCCACATACTGGTTCCAGTTCTCCGTGGGGAAACCCCGTCCAATATCTTCGTTTATGGGAAAACGGGAACCGGTAAAACCGTCACCATAAAGTTCGTCACCGAGGAGCTGAGGCGTATCTCGAACAAGTACGAGGTTCCTGTTGATGTCATCCACATCAATTGTGAAATCGTGGATACTCAGTACAGGGTTCTGGCCAACATCGTTAATCATTTTCGACCCGAAAGCGGAGTCGAGGTTCCGCTTGTTGGGTGGCCGACGGATGAAGTTTACGCCAAGTTAAAAACCGTTATAGATGCGAGGGAGCGATTCGTGATAATCGTCTTGGACGAGATAGATAAGCTCATCAAGAAGAGCGGGGATGACATCCTCTACTCCCTGACCAGGATAAACACGGAACTCGTAAGGGCCAAGGTCAGTATAATCGGAATCTCCAACGACCTGAAGTTCAAGGACTACCTGGATCCAAGGGTTCTCTCCAGCCTGAGCGAGGAGGAGATAGTTTTCCCCCCTTACGATGCCAATCAGCTTAGGGACATTCTGATGCAGCGCGCTCGCGATGCCTTTAACGATGGTGTGCTCGATGGTGGGGTCGTTCCCCTTTGCGCCGCCCTGGCCGCCCGTGAACACGGCGATGCCAGAAGGGCCCTCGATCTTCTGCGGGTCGCGGGTGAGCTGGCCGAGCGGGAGGGGGCCTCTAAGGTTACCGAGAGGCACGTGTGGAAGGCCCAAGAGAAGATCGAGCAGGACACCATGGAAGAGGTTATCAAGACCCTTCCTCTCCACTCGAAGGTCCTACTCTATGCGATAGTCCTCCTCGATGAGAACGGTGAACTGCCCGCCAACACAGGGGATGTTTACTCCGTGTATAAAAACCTCTGCGATCACATCGATCTGGAGCCGTTAACCCAACGCAGGGTCAGTGACCTGATAAACGAACTGGATATGCTGGGTATAATCAACGCGAAGGTCGTTAGTAAGGGACG
This sequence is a window from Thermococcus sp.. Protein-coding genes within it:
- a CDS encoding ORC1-type DNA replication protein encodes the protein MDDTYLGSVFEKYLHAKKIFKNKEVLRHSYTPKELPHRREQIEDLAHILVPVLRGETPSNIFVYGKTGTGKTVTIKFVTEELRRISNKYEVPVDVIHINCEIVDTQYRVLANIVNHFRPESGVEVPLVGWPTDEVYAKLKTVIDARERFVIIVLDEIDKLIKKSGDDILYSLTRINTELVRAKVSIIGISNDLKFKDYLDPRVLSSLSEEEIVFPPYDANQLRDILMQRARDAFNDGVLDGGVVPLCAALAAREHGDARRALDLLRVAGELAEREGASKVTERHVWKAQEKIEQDTMEEVIKTLPLHSKVLLYAIVLLDENGELPANTGDVYSVYKNLCDHIDLEPLTQRRVSDLINELDMLGIINAKVVSKGRYGRTKEIRLNITPYKVKNIYRYDPQLQSMLTLTLSRQRRLL